The Epilithonimonas zeae genome contains a region encoding:
- a CDS encoding ATP-dependent Clp protease adaptor ClpS yields MKIYNNKSYDEPKRQYEEEVLVMELEDEVYKLVVYNDDVNTFDFVIMCLIDICEHTPEQAEQCTLLIHYKGKCTVKTGALEKLKPMHQALLDKGLSSEIV; encoded by the coding sequence ATGAAAATCTACAATAATAAATCTTACGATGAGCCAAAACGCCAGTACGAAGAAGAAGTATTGGTAATGGAGCTTGAAGACGAAGTTTACAAACTCGTGGTTTACAATGATGATGTCAACACTTTCGATTTCGTCATTATGTGCCTGATTGATATTTGCGAACACACACCAGAACAAGCGGAACAATGTACATTGCTCATCCATTACAAAGGAAAATGTACCGTAAAAACAGGCGCTCTTGAAAAACTGAAACCGATGCACCAGGCACTACTTGACAAAGGTTTAAGTTCGGAAATAGTATAA